Genomic DNA from Myxococcales bacterium:
GGCGGCATTTTCCGCGCGGCCGGTGCCGATCGTCTATTTTGCCAATGGCTGCGCGCCATACCTGGACTGCTACGCCGATTGCGGCGCCGACGTGCTCGGCGTCGATTGGCGGGTGTCGCTTGCTGCCGTGAAACGCGCGATCGGCGACCGCGCGGCGCTGCAAGGCAATCTCGATCCAGGCGCGCTTTATTTGCCGCCGGCACAGCTGCGCGAACGCACCATCGCGGTGCTGCAAGAAGGTGGCGGCCGCGGCCACATCTTTAATCTCGGTCACGGCGTGCAGCCGCATGCCGACCCAGAGCACGTGCGCGCCATGGTTAACGCGGTCAAAGAATTTCGCCATCCGGCGCATCTCGTCGCCTAAAACCGGCGATGCGGCGCGCCGATAGCGGCGGGGCGTGTTACATGCGTAGCATGATCGCGCGACCATCGATGTGCAGGCCTGGCGGCCGCGCAAGGTGCGCTGTGGCGTTGCTGCCGGCGTTCGTGCTGATAATGGTGATGGGCACGGCCTCCTGCGCAGGGCAGCGCAAAGACCGCGACGGCACCATCGACACGACCGCGCGTCCCGGTGCGTTGGATGCAGGCGCCGCTGCGCCCGACGCCGCGGATGGCACTATCGCGGTGCCGGCGCGCGTCGGCGACGTCGAGGTGCGTGTGCGCTGGCCCAAGGTGCCGCGCGCGCTGCTCGGGCCGGGGGCATTTGCCGCCGCGCGATCATGCGGCGAGCCTTTGCCGCGAGCGGTGAGGGTCGATGCGGAGTTCGCGGTGGAGGGCGTGTTCGTCCTCGTCGAAGGACCCCATACGGCGCCGCCGACGCCGCCCGTGCCAGAGGCGCGCCTATTGCTCGCGGCATGTGACCCATCTCCGGCTGTGACCGTGGCTGGCATCGGCGATCTCCTGCTTTATAATCAAGGCGCGGCGCGCGAGATCAGCGTTCGCTTCAGCCCATGGACCTTGCCGCCGGCGCGGGGCGAAGTGAGGTTTAAAACCAAGGCCGCCGAGGGTGAGCTGTTATTAATGTCGCTGCGCGAACCGGGCGTCTACGGCGTCACCACGGCGACGTCGCCGCAGCCTGCCATCGTCGTCGTGCCCGCAACGCCGCACGCGGCGCTCACCGACGAGCGGGGCATTGCTACCTTGCGCGATTTGCCCGCCGGCGAACATCGCGTCGTGGCGTGGCTGCCCGGCGCCAGCGACGAGGCAGCGCAGATTGCGAGCGGGGCGGTCACTGTGACGCCGGGCAAGACCGCGGAGCTCGCGCTGCAGTTTGGAGCGCCATGACGTGGCAGGTCGCGCCCGAGCTCGAGGAAGCCTTACGCCGTGCGGCGGCCGCCGAGGTACAAGGGGCGGCGTTAGCTCCCGCACGGCTACACGCTTCGGTGATTGAGCGTTCCTTGCGCTACACCTCAGAGCGGCAAGCCCTGGCCAAGGGCCGCGACAACGACGACGACCTGGCGGCGCGCGCCGTGTTCTTTTCTGTGGCCGATGCGCCGAAGTTGTGGCAACCGCTCGCCGAGCTGTTGCGGGTGGCGCCGGCGTTCGCGTCGTCGCCATTGGTCGTGCTCGATATCGGCGCAGGCTGCGGCGCGATGAGCCTTGGCCTCATTGCCGCGGCGGCCGCGCTTGGCTGTCCCGCCTTGACGCTGCGCCTGGTCGACGTCGACCCGCGGGCCTTGCGGATTGCCAAGGCAGCATGCGCGCAATATGCCGCGGCTTGCGGCGTGCCGTGTGAGGTGGTCACGGCCTCGGTCGATGTTACCCATGGGCTTTCCGCGATGCCGGACGCATGGGTGGCAAACGATTTGGTCTTGGCAGGCTCATTGCTCAACGAGTTGGCGCCGCCGCAGGCGTTGACGCTGGCGACGCAGGCGATCGAGCGTTGCAAGCCAAGCGGCGCGGTCATCATCATTGAGCCCGCGCTGCGAGCAACGTCGCGGGCGTTGCACCAGCTACGCGATGAGTTGCTAGTCAAAAAGAGGGTCGCCGTGGTGGCGCCATGCACTCACCAAGGTGGCTGCCCCATGCTGCGCAATGAGGTCGATTGGTGCCATCAAGAGCAACCCTACGCCTTGCCGCCGCTAGCCGAAGCTATCGCACGCGTAACGGGCCTGCGCGATGGGGCGATGAAGTACGCGTATCTCGTGTTGTGCCCGGATGTCGAGCTGGCGCGCGCAAAGCAAACGTTGGTGGCGGTGGTCAGCAGGCCGCAGGCCAGCAAGGGCAAGCTCGAAATGGAGATCTGCGGGCAACGCGGGCTAGAGACCCTGCGGCGACTTAACCGGCATCGCGCCGATGGCAACCGCGCCCTCGATCGCGCCGGGCGTGGCGATTTTTTGCGGCTGGTGCCGGAAATGCCTATTGTCGATGCCGAGACCACCGTGGAACGGCTTGCCCGCGCCGCGATCGGGCCGCTCATTCGCTAGCTGCCAACGCGTTCGCAGGCTGCCGGCGATCAATCGCGCGTGGCGATTTCGGTGTCTTCGTCGCCGATAGGCGGTGGCTCGGTCGACGCGATAGGCACGCGGTCGGTTTGATCGGCGAACGTCGCGGTGGTGCGGTGAATCGGCCGCGTCGGGTCGATCGGCATGTCGCCGGGTACGCCGCTGGTACCGAGGCCGCGAATTTCAATCGCGATGGCGGTGATGTTGTCGTGCCCGCCGCGCTCCTTGGCGAGCTCAATCATGTGGCTAAGCTGGGTGTGCAATTCACCGGTCGCAATGTGCGAGGCCACCTCGGCGTTGACCGTGAAGTAATCGTGCAGGCCATCCGACGACAGCAAGAGCCTGTCGCCATCGTTAAGATGAACATGCGCCATCTCGACGCCAACGTCGGCCGAAACGCCGATGGCATTGACGAGGATATTGCGCCAATTTGACATCAGCGCTTCTTCCTCAGAAATGCGCCCTTCAATGACCGCGACCTGCGCGACCGTGTGGTCGGTGGTGATTTGTGAAATTTTACCGTCGCGCAGTAAATAGGTTCGGCTATCGCCGACGTGGGCGACGAAGGCTTCCGCGCCGGCTAGCAGCACGATATCGAGCGTCGTGCCCATGCCCTGCTTATCGACTTCGCGATTGCCGCGTTGAAACACCGCTTGATGCGCCGAAAGCACGGCGTCTTGCATAATCTGCGCGAGTTCGCGGCGCGCGGTTTCGGTGGGGTCGGTGGCGAAGGTGGCGATGCGCTCGTGCGCTGCCTCCAGCGTGGTGCGCACGCTTTCGACCGCCATCGAACTCGCGATCTCACCCGCGGCGTGACCACCCATGCCGTCGGCGACGATGAAAAAGCGATGCGCCGGATCGATGTACGCTGAATCTTCGTTGTGCTCGCGTACCACGCCGATGTCGGTCATCATGACCGCCTCAATCGTCGGCGTCGTTTCAGTCTTGTCCATGAGGTCTCGCTTTGCAGTAGTAGCTTAGATGTGGTTGACGATTGTCGCTTGCAGGCGTCCGTTGCCGCAACCTCAAGTTGACAACATCGCGGATTGTATCAGAAGGTAACGCGACGCGTTAGCGCCCCGGGCAGCAGAAGCGGCTTCGCCCGCTGAATATTGCGTCAATCTAGCCGTCTCAAACCGCGTGGTGATTGACGCCGACGGATCACTTTCTATACGGTGGCCGCTGGCTTGGAGAACATATGAAATCAGCATTTATTGAGGCAACTTCTCGCGCGGTACGCCGGCGAATCACTTTCATGGCGGCGACGCTGGTGATTTGCGGCGCTGGCTTGGTGGCAGTGCCCGCGCATGCGCAGGTCAAAAAGATCGAGCTGCGCATTGCAACGGTCGCGCCGGCCAAGACGCCGTGGTCCAAGGTACTCAAAGAATTTGAGACCAACGTCGAGGCCGCCTCGGGCGGACGCATCGATGTGCGGGTGTTTCTCGGCGGCACCATGGGCGATGAGAACACGACCGCCGTGATGACGGCGCGCGGCAAGTTGCAGGGCGTCGGCGGGTCGACTGGCTCGATCGCGACCTTGGTGCCTGAACTCGACGCCATCGAGGTGCCTTTTATGTTTGCCAGCGCCAACGAAGCCGACTACGTGCTCGATAAATTTTTGCTCGCGCCGATGGAAAAGGCGTTTCGCGAACATGGTCTGATCCTTGGTTTTTGGGGCGAAAACGGCTTTCGCCATTTTGCCAGCACGGTGGCGCCTATTGCCACGCCGGCCGATATTCGCGGCAAGAAAATGCGTTCGCAAGAAAGCTTCGTGCACCTCGAGATGTACAAGGCGCTGAGCGCCAACGCCTCGGCGATTCCAACCACCGAAGTTGATACCTCGCTGCGCACCGGCGCAATTCAAGGGTATGACCAATCGCTGCTCTATGCCATCGCGGCGAGCTGGCATACGACGACCAAATTTCTCACGCTCTCGGCTCATATTTATCAGCCGGGCGTCATCGCGTACAATAAGGAATGGTTTGACGCCCTGCCGGCCGATCTACAAACGATCGTGATGGACGAGGGTCGCAAGCTCACCCGCAAGGGACGCAAGGGCGTGCGCGACATGAACCCCGCGATGGTCGCCTTGTTCACCGACGCCAAGGTCAAGGTAAGCACCCTGACCCCAGCGCAACGGGAGGCCTTTGTCACCGCGACCAAGGGCGTGCGCGAGGTGGTGCGCAAGAAGAGCGCGGCGCACCGCGCAACGCTTGAGCTAATCGAAAAGGGCATCGCCGAGTTTCGCGCCAAGGGCGGCAAGTAACCAAGTAACGCGGGCAGGCGCGCGCGCGTGCCCTAAATTATGTTACCAACATCGCATGTCCCAATTAGCAGACGGGGGCGGCGAGCCGGCGCCATGGACGCCCACGTATCCTCGGCTTCGCAAGCTCGACGAAACTTGGTACTTCGCGGAGCGGGCGCTATGCAGCGTGATGTTCCTCTCGATGGCGCTGCTGGCGTTTTCGCAGCTGCTCGCCGATGCCTTTGTTAGCCGTCACGAATGGTCGGACGTCGCGGTGTTGTTTGGCGTGGTGCTGCTCGCCCTCAGAACGCGAGCGGTAGCGCCTGGCAAGGCAGCGCTTTCGTGGCTGATGTCGATCGCCTTGGCGGCGGCAATCGCAGCGGCCTTGGCGGCAGGCACGTATTATTTTGCCACCACGTATGCGGGCAAGCTGATCTGGACCGACAGCC
This window encodes:
- a CDS encoding serine/threonine-protein phosphatase, which codes for MDKTETTPTIEAVMMTDIGVVREHNEDSAYIDPAHRFFIVADGMGGHAAGEIASSMAVESVRTTLEAAHERIATFATDPTETARRELAQIMQDAVLSAHQAVFQRGNREVDKQGMGTTLDIVLLAGAEAFVAHVGDSRTYLLRDGKISQITTDHTVAQVAVIEGRISEEEALMSNWRNILVNAIGVSADVGVEMAHVHLNDGDRLLLSSDGLHDYFTVNAEVASHIATGELHTQLSHMIELAKERGGHDNITAIAIEIRGLGTSGVPGDMPIDPTRPIHRTTATFADQTDRVPIASTEPPPIGDEDTEIATRD
- a CDS encoding TRAP transporter substrate-binding protein, whose product is MKSAFIEATSRAVRRRITFMAATLVICGAGLVAVPAHAQVKKIELRIATVAPAKTPWSKVLKEFETNVEAASGGRIDVRVFLGGTMGDENTTAVMTARGKLQGVGGSTGSIATLVPELDAIEVPFMFASANEADYVLDKFLLAPMEKAFREHGLILGFWGENGFRHFASTVAPIATPADIRGKKMRSQESFVHLEMYKALSANASAIPTTEVDTSLRTGAIQGYDQSLLYAIAASWHTTTKFLTLSAHIYQPGVIAYNKEWFDALPADLQTIVMDEGRKLTRKGRKGVRDMNPAMVALFTDAKVKVSTLTPAQREAFVTATKGVREVVRKKSAAHRATLELIEKGIAEFRAKGGK
- a CDS encoding TRAP transporter small permease, which produces MSQLADGGGEPAPWTPTYPRLRKLDETWYFAERALCSVMFLSMALLAFSQLLADAFVSRHEWSDVAVLFGVVLLALRTRAVAPGKAALSWLMSIALAAAIAAALAAGTYYFATTYAGKLIWTDSLALILMLWVALLGSSLATYERSHLALEFGEKLWPARLRHLIKALAHGVTAAFCVIAIYITYHSLMDEVKIGRVSGVEAIPMWVVFLIFPYAFAAMAVRYLAQAITTATKTEAPVEERLPS